The Gordonia terrae genome contains the following window.
ATGTTGGGGTCGAGTCACAGGAATCTCAGAAATACCGGTCTCTCACGTCGCTTTTTTCACATCTGCCACGCTAAGCTTCTTTAAGCACGTGCGTGTCTGATGTCCGCAGGAGGGGAAGCCTGCGGCCGCGACGCGTGCACCGGAGGTATGAGTGATTCATGGCACCTGCAGACACTCCTGGTGACAGGACAGGCGCAGTGAGCAATGCGGCTTCGGCGTCGCAGTTCCTCACTGTCGCCGAGGTTGCATCGTTGATGCGCGTTTCGAAGATGACCGTCTACCGTCTCGTCCACAACGGCGAACTGCCCGCGGTTCGGGTCGGACGCTCGTTCCGTGTGCACGCGAAAGCGGTCCACGACTATCTGGAGACGTCCTACTTCGACGCCGGCTGATCCGGCGCGTTGGACGCCTGAACAGCAGTTTTCTCCACAGACCTCCGTGGCCGGCCCTGTGCCGGCCACGGGGGTCTTCTGCTTCGACGGTGCCGGCGGCGGCGGGTGTGAGTCGCTTCGAAGGCCCGGTTCGGTGCTGTTCGGCGACCGCGATTTCCTGATCCGGCGTGCCGACCGGTAGGCTCGGTGGTCGCGTACCTGGATGCGCCGGTGAGCCCTACGTGACACACCGCCGCTCGTCGCTTCGCTCCCGGCGCCGTTCCCGGCTGAAGTGCAGACCAGGGCCGAACAAGTACATCAGTGTCAATCGTGAGGAAGCGCCCCGATGGGTTCAGTGATCAAGAAGCGCCGCAAGCGCATGTCGAAGAAGAAGCACCGCAAGCTGCTGCGTAGGACCCGGGTGCAGCGTCGCAAACTCGGCAAATAGGCCTTTCTTCGGCATGGGGACCCGCTTCGGCGGGTCCTTTTGTCGTTCCGGGCGGTCTCGTCGGGCCGAATCGTCGGACTGCCGATAGCCTCGGGGTATGGCCGAACCCACCTCCGCCCCGCCCCGGGTGGTCCTGGTCACCGGGGCGTCGACGTTTCTCGGTGGCTACCTCGTGGCGCGCCTTGCCGCCAACCCCGACATCGAGAAGGTGCTCGCCGTCGATTCGCGGGTGCCGCGCAAGGACCTCCTGCGCCGGATGGGACGGGCGGAGTTCCTGCGGGTCGACATCCGGCGACCCACCATCGCGAAGGCACTCGCCGCCTACGACGTGGACACCGTCGTGCATGCGGCGACCTCGATCGCCGACACCGCCCCGCATTCGGCGGCGATCAAGGAGTTCAACCTCGTCGGGGCGATGCAGGTGTGCGCCGCTTGCCAGCGCACGCCGTCGGTCAAGAGACTCGTGTTGCGCTCGACCGCGATGGTCTATGGGGCGAGCAGTCGTGACCCGTCGCACTTCGCCGAGGAGACCCGGGCGCCCCGCGAGCCGAAGCGTGGATACGGTCGAGATCTACTCGACGTCGAGGGTTATGTACGCGGACTCGGCCGTCGGCGGCAGGACATCGACATCACGATCGTCCGCCCCCAGGCGATGTTGGGTCCGCGGATCACCACACGGATGAGTTCGTACCTCTCGCTACCGGTCGTGCCGACGGTGATCGGTTTCCAGCCGCGTCTGCAGTTCCTGCACGAGGAGGATGCGCTGGCCGCGATGGAGCACGTGACCCTCGCGGGCAAGGTCGGCACGTTCAACATCTCCGGTGAGGGTGTGGTGACCCTCACCCAGGCGATCCGTCGTGTGGGACACGTCGAACTGCCTGTTCCGAGCAGTCTCCTGGCCCCGATCGCGGGTGTGTTCCAGGACCTGCGGTCGGCGAAGTTGAGGTCGTCGCAGACGGAATTCCTCACCTACGGCCGGGTACTCGACACGACTCGGATGCGTACCGAACTCGGCTTCGTGCCGCGGTACACGACGCTCGAGACGCTGGACGATTTCATCCAGCGCAGCGGGGTGACGCCGGTGATCGGGTCCGATTCGTGGAGATCGCTCGAACAGCGGGTCGTCTCGGCTGCCCATCAGCTGCAGTGAAATTCCGGGTCATGATGGTGACGAAGTCGACGTGAGCATGCGCAACGTGAGTGCAACCTCTAGACTTGGACGTCAGACCCACATCGCGCCCACCACGAATATTCTCCGCAGCGGCTCGAGCGCAGGACATCAACGCAGATCCGGGCCCCGGCCCGGCCCGGAACCGTACCCAGGAAACAACTAGGGGTGAGTACTTTGGCAGGTAGCGGAGCGACAGATGCACGTACCGCGAAAGTCATTCAGCTCTACACGTCGCCGTCGGGTCCCGACGCCCGTGGCGTCCGGGAGTCCGGCCGCCGTCGACATCCGAGCCAGCAGGTCGGGCATGACCGATCGAAAGCCGCAGCAGCGCAACGTACTTCGACGCTCGGTCATCCCAATACCGACGGCTTCGGCCGGGCGCCGGCGCGGGTGACCCCGATCAGCGACGAGATCACACTGCCCGACGAGGCGCTGGGTGTCGAACACCGCGGTCCGTCGAAGTCGAGCCCGTTGTTCAGCCTGGGCGGCCTGCGTGGTGCGGTCGCCGACACCCTGACCTCGACCGCCGGGTTCATCCGGGAACGGATGGCGGGGGAGTACGAGGTCGACGAGTTCGGTTTCGACCCCCACTTCACCGATTCGGTGTGGTTCCCGGCCGTCCGCCAGGTCTACGAGAAGTGGTTCCGGGTCGAGGTCACCGGCATCGAGAACCTGCCGCGCGAGGGCGGGGCGCTCCTGGTCGCCAACCACGCGGGCACCATCCCGATCGACGCGGTCATCACCTCGCTGGCCGTGCGCGACAATCACCCCGAAGGCCGCTTCCTGCGGGTGCTGGCCGCCGACATGGCCTTCGACACCCCGGGGATCAGCGAGGTGGCCCGGCGGATCGGGGCGACGCTGGCATGCAACTCCGACGCCGACCGGCTCCTTCGCGCCGGCGAGCTGACCGCGGTCTGGCCCGAGGGGTACAAGGGCATCGGCAAACTGTACAAGGACCGCTACAAGCTCCAGCGTTTCGGTCGCGGCGGATTCGTGACCACGGCGCTGCGCAATGCCGCGCCGATCATCCCGGTGTCGATCGTCGGTTCCGAGGAGATCTACCCGATGCTCGCCGACCTCAAGCCCCTCGCCAAGATCCTCGGCCTGCCGTACTTCCCGGTGACCCCGCTGTTCCCGTGGCTCGGTCCGCTGGGCATGGTGCCGTTGCCGTCGAAGTGGCACATCCATTTCGGGCGCCCCATCGAGACCGGGTCCTACGACGAGGCGTCGGCCGACGACCCGATGGTGGTCTTCGACCTCACCGACCACGTGCGCGAAGAGATCCAGCAGACCCTCTTCCGGATGCTCAGCCGACGCGGGAGCGTCTACTTCGGCTGACGGTGCCCGCACCGCTCCGTCAGCTGATAACCATGAAGCATGCGTGCAGTCGTGTGCCGGAACGGCGAACTGACGGTCGAGGAGATCCCCACCCCTGAGCCCGGTGCGGGGCAGGTGTTGCTACGGGTGCTGCGGGCCGGGATCTGCGGGTCGGATCTGCACGCCCGCGTCCACTGCGATGCCACGGCGGAGGTGTCCGCGGCGGTGGGTTACGACGCCTTCATGCGGTCCGGACAGTCGGTGGTCATGGGACACGAGTTCGCCGGCGAGGTGGTCTCCTACGGGCCCGGGTGCCGTAAGCGGTGGGCGCCCGGCACGCCTGTGGTGTCGGTGCCGATGATCCGGCACGGTTCGGAAGCGCACCTGACCGGACTGTCGGAGTCCGCGGCCGGTGGCTACGCCCAGTTCGTGCTGGTGTCGGAGGACATGACCTTCGAGATCCCGGAGGGTCTGCCGGCCGAGCATGCCGCCCTGACCGAACCGATGGCCGTCGCCCACCACGCGGTCCGGCGCGGCGAGGTCGGGCGCCGCGATGTCGCGGTCGTGATCGGCTGCGGGCCGATCGGCCTCGCGGTCATCACCATGTTGAAGGCGGACGGGGTCCGGACCGTCATCGCGAGCGACCCGTCACCCGGGCGGCGGGTGCTCGCACATCGGGTGGGTGCCGACATCGTGGTCGACCCGGCCACGACCTCGCCCTTCGAGCGGTGCGCCGAGGCGGGCAAGTACATCACCCGGGCCCAGGACCTGCTCGGCGCGGCGTTCGACGCGATGCGAACCCTTCGCCGGATCCCGCTCGTGCCGTGGTCGTCGCTGTTCCGGACGGCCGATCGCCTCGGTGCGACACCGAAGGGCCCGGTCGTCTTCGAATGCGTGGGTACGCCCGGGATGATCGAGCACGTGGTGACCGAGGCGCCGTTCCGGTCACGCATCGTCGTGGTCGGGGTGTGCATGGAACCCGACACCTTCCGTCCGGCCATGGCGCTGAACAAAGAACACGAGTTACGGTTCGTGTTCGCATACGACCCGGCCGAGTTCTACGACACGCTGCACATGATGGCGAGCGGCAAGGTCGACGTCTCACCGCTCATCACCGCGACCGTCGGTCTCGACGGCGTCGGCGCGGCGTTCGACGCCCTCGGCGGTGCCGAGCACCACGCCAAGGTGCTCATCGATCCGATGAGCGAGGTGGCCTCGCTGTAGGACCGGGGCGACACGGTGCGGTGATCGAATCTGGTTGTCGCAGTGGATTGTTGACTGTGCGTCGACACTCATCGACGGCGCGGCCCCCTCCGCTGGTTGAGCCGGCAACGAGCCGCTGGGCGAGTCGCCGTGTCGAAACCACCTGGCGACCCGAGGATCTCAGCTGTCACGAGCCGGTCGGCACCATACCGCAACGACCAGAGCCCGTTTCGGTCACGGCGATGTCATCTGCTGAGACCGATCAGGGTTTGTCGGTGGTCGGGTTTAGATTGGTTGGTATCAGATCACCCAGCTCGGGGCGGGTGGCGAAAATCAGGCGTCGGGGGGCGTGGTGCAGGTGTGGACCGATCTACCGGGCGAGTTCGTCGCCGGGGTCGATCCTGACCACGTCGGTGAGACCGACATGGTGATGTTGATGGCCGGGTTCGATGCCACACGACGCGGAGAGTCCTACCTGGCGTGGCATCGGTATCAGACGATCGCCGTGATGGCCGACCGTCTGGTCACGACCACCGCGGACGGGTTTGTGATGGACGGTCACGCCGACTGCGCCGCCCGCATCGCCCGCCAGGCCGCGGTGTCGCGCCGGCAAGCCGAGAACCTGATCGACGAGGCGATCGCGCTGCGCGACCGGCTCTCCGAGACCGCTGAGACATTGCGCGACGGGATTCTGTCGCAGTGGCAGATCCGGCTGATCATCTCCCGCACCTTGTTGATCCCCGCCGATGACCCGATCACCCCCGCCCTGGATGCCGAGATCGCCGCCACCCTCCGTCGTCGCAAGGGTGTGTGGGACCGGGCCCGGCTACGGGACATGGTCGACCGGCTGGTGTTCCGGCACGATCCGGATGCGGTACGCCAACGCCGCAAAGACGCGATGGACCAGCGTGGGGTGTGGACCCACGAACTATCTGACGGCACCGCAGAGTTGACCGCGGTGATGTCGGCGGAGAATGTGCGGATCTCCGCGAAAGCCATCGGCATCCTGGCCGATGCTGTCTGCACGCGGGACGGCCGCACCAAGGGGATACGTCGGTCTGATGCGATGTTCGCGCTGTTGACCCGCACCACCTTCGAGTGCCAATGCGACGACGAACAGGAATGCACCGCGCAGATCCCGGACCCGCAGAACCTTCTCGACGCGGTCCGCGCCGAGATAGTGATCCATGTGGTCACCGACGCCGCGACGCTCGCCGGGGCGCCGGGGGTCGGGTTCCTCGACGGCCACGGCATCATCTGCGATGAGCATGTGCGTGACCTCGCCGCTCGCCCGGAATCCACTCTCACCCCGGTCACCCCGGCGCGTACCGCGCCCATCTACGTAGCCGAAACCGCCGACGATGCTCAACGGTGGACCGCCCAGCGCCCGGCACCAACCCAGAAGGATTGTGCCGACGACGGAAACGAACCCGCCGCAACGCACTCTGACGAACAGGCCGGTGACACCACAGCGTCGGTAGCCGTGGTCTATCCAGCAACCCATCCCGGTAACGGGTATCGGCCCACCACCGCGTGTGCCGATTTTGTGCGGGTCCGGGATGGCTATTGCACCGAACCGGGTTGTACCCGTTCGGCCTTCGACTGCGATCTGGACCATGTCGCCGAGTACGACCACGCTGATCCCGCCCGGGGTGGGGCGACGTCGAGTGAGAACATCAACGCCAAATGCCGGCCCGGTCACCTACTCAGAACATATGGGGACTGGGTCGATGAGCAGTACCGCGACGAAGACGGACGCCTGGTCACCAAATACACCACCCCCGAGGGCGTCATCCTGTACGGGGATGCCGAAACACTGGAAGACACTTTCCCCAACCTGCGGCGAATCCGGTTCGAGCAAGCCGCCCAAGCACCACCCTCACCCCGCGTGATCGCGCCCGCCGACAACCCAGAGCGCACCCACAACCGACTGGACGCCAAACTCGCCCGCCGGCGAAACGAACGCGCCCGCAACAGACGAGCCCGCGAAGAACTCGACCGCCTCGATCCACCACCCTTCTGACAGTGGGACGGGCGGGGACCGTCAGCGTCGAAGGTCCAGCGCCGCCCGGATGATCGACTCGGTGTCGATGCCATGGAGGCGATAGACATCGTCGAGCGAACCCACCTGGCCGAACCTGCTGACACCCAGGGCGGCACCGCGAACCGCGTTGACGCCGGTCAGGAACGCGAGGGTGTGCGGGTGGCCGTCGAGGACGGTGACCATCGGTGCCGCGCGGTCGGCGGGGAAGACCTGGTCGAGGATCCACGACGGCGAGTCGGACAGGCCGCGGCGTGCCTGCATCGCCTCGAAGAGCAGCCCGGGGCTGGTGACGCACACGACGTCGGCGTCCACCCCCTGGTCGGCGAGCCGGTCCGCCGCGGCGAGGGTCTCGGTGACCACCGCACCCATCCCGACCAGGGTGACCTGCGGGGAACTCGTGCGCCGCAACAGATATGCGCCCGCGACCGCATGTCGGCGGCGTCGTTCCCGGGCGGCGGGATCCGTGGGGACGTCGGCGAGCCGCTGGTCGACCGGCCGCGTCGACAGGCGCAGGTACGACGACGTGCCGTCCGGCCGTCCGAGCCGGCCGATGCAGGACAACAGGATCCACTCCACGTCGAGCGCGAAGGCCGGTTCGTAGGTCACACATCCGGGTTGTTCGAGGCCGATCGACGGTGTCGTGATCGACTGGTGCGCACCACCTTCGGCTGCGAGCGTGACCCCCGACGGGGTGCCGACCAGGATCGACTGCCCGCCCGCGTAGATGCCGTACGACCATGGTTCCAGGGTCCGTTCGACGAACGGGTCGTAGAGCACGCCGATCGGGAAGAGTGGTTGACCCCACCTGCTCCACGTCGCACCGAGTTCGCCGATCAGGCCGGCCAGGTTTGTCTCGGCGATCCCGAGTTCCATGTGCTGGCCGGATGGACGTTCCCGCCAGTGCATGATCGTCTCGGAGTCGTCGTCGAACCAGTTGCGCCGCTCGTCCGGCGACCACACGCCGACCTTGTTCAGCCAGCCCGCGAGATTCGTCGTGGAACTGACGTCGGGACTGACCGTGACCACGCGCGCCGACGCCTCGGGCGCAGCCCGCGACAGCGCGAGCAACGCTCGGCCCAGGGCCGCCTGCGTTGTCGATGTCCCCGTCGGGGTCTTGCTGATGTCGGTCGGCACCGCCGGGGGAGGAGTGGGTTCGACGGGGTCGCGACGCAACCTCCGCGCCACCGATTCGCACAATGCGGCGGCCTCGGTGCCATCGGCGAATCCGGACCACGGATCGTCGACAGACGTCCCGAGGGCGGTGGCCAGCTCCCCGTACTGCTCGACCGTCAACAACGACGAGTGGTTCTGCGGGTGGCCTTCGGTCGGGAGGCCGTGCCCCTTGATGGTGTAGGCGAGGATGACCGTGGGACGGGTGTCGTCGATCTGGTCGTAGGCCGTGCGCAGGGCGTCGAGGTCGTGACCACCGAGGTTGCGGATCGCGGCGAGGAGGGTTGCGTCGTCGACGTCATCGATGACCCGGGTGACCGATTCGGCGTCGGAGCCCTTGCCCGGCAGCCGCTTTCGCACCTCATCTGCGTCACAGCGCAGGAGCCGCTGATATTCGGGGTTGGGCATGTCGAGGATGCGGCCTCGCAGTGCCGAGCCGCCCTCACGGGCGAAGAGGGTCTCGAGCAGGCGGCCGAACTTGACGGCGATGACCTGCCACCCCGCCGCGGCGAACATCGCCTCCAGCCGGCCGGCGGCGATGTTGGGGACGACCCGATCCAGGGACTGCCGGTTGAGGTCGACGATCCACACCAGCTCGCCGAGTTCGGCGACCGACGGATCGAGGATCGCCTCCCACACCGCCCCCTCGTCGAGCTCGGCATCGCCGACGAGCGAGTACTGACGGCCGAGCACTGTTTCCGACCGGCGGTCGGCCCGGACTGCCT
Protein-coding sequences here:
- a CDS encoding lysophospholipid acyltransferase family protein produces the protein MSTLAGSGATDARTAKVIQLYTSPSGPDARGVRESGRRRHPSQQVGHDRSKAAAAQRTSTLGHPNTDGFGRAPARVTPISDEITLPDEALGVEHRGPSKSSPLFSLGGLRGAVADTLTSTAGFIRERMAGEYEVDEFGFDPHFTDSVWFPAVRQVYEKWFRVEVTGIENLPREGGALLVANHAGTIPIDAVITSLAVRDNHPEGRFLRVLAADMAFDTPGISEVARRIGATLACNSDADRLLRAGELTAVWPEGYKGIGKLYKDRYKLQRFGRGGFVTTALRNAAPIIPVSIVGSEEIYPMLADLKPLAKILGLPYFPVTPLFPWLGPLGMVPLPSKWHIHFGRPIETGSYDEASADDPMVVFDLTDHVREEIQQTLFRMLSRRGSVYFG
- a CDS encoding helix-turn-helix domain-containing protein gives rise to the protein MAPADTPGDRTGAVSNAASASQFLTVAEVASLMRVSKMTVYRLVHNGELPAVRVGRSFRVHAKAVHDYLETSYFDAG
- a CDS encoding NAD-dependent epimerase/dehydratase family protein, whose protein sequence is MAEPTSAPPRVVLVTGASTFLGGYLVARLAANPDIEKVLAVDSRVPRKDLLRRMGRAEFLRVDIRRPTIAKALAAYDVDTVVHAATSIADTAPHSAAIKEFNLVGAMQVCAACQRTPSVKRLVLRSTAMVYGASSRDPSHFAEETRAPREPKRGYGRDLLDVEGYVRGLGRRRQDIDITIVRPQAMLGPRITTRMSSYLSLPVVPTVIGFQPRLQFLHEEDALAAMEHVTLAGKVGTFNISGEGVVTLTQAIRRVGHVELPVPSSLLAPIAGVFQDLRSAKLRSSQTEFLTYGRVLDTTRMRTELGFVPRYTTLETLDDFIQRSGVTPVIGSDSWRSLEQRVVSAAHQLQ
- a CDS encoding transketolase-like TK C-terminal-containing protein yields the protein MTIASPTGDARTTTDALRKVEDRVLWLSTSMIHHANLVRPNATGMKVGGHQASCASMVSIMTSLWFEQLRPGDRVSVKPHAAPVLHGINYLLGLLDESYLTTLREFGGLQSYPSRTKDPDPVDYSTGSVGIGATAPIWGAMARRYIDTRLGADAAGIEAVRADRRSETVLGRQYSLVGDAELDEGAVWEAILDPSVAELGELVWIVDLNRQSLDRVVPNIAAGRLEAMFAAAGWQVIAVKFGRLLETLFAREGGSALRGRILDMPNPEYQRLLRCDADEVRKRLPGKGSDAESVTRVIDDVDDATLLAAIRNLGGHDLDALRTAYDQIDDTRPTVILAYTIKGHGLPTEGHPQNHSSLLTVEQYGELATALGTSVDDPWSGFADGTEAAALCESVARRLRRDPVEPTPPPAVPTDISKTPTGTSTTQAALGRALLALSRAAPEASARVVTVSPDVSSTTNLAGWLNKVGVWSPDERRNWFDDDSETIMHWRERPSGQHMELGIAETNLAGLIGELGATWSRWGQPLFPIGVLYDPFVERTLEPWSYGIYAGGQSILVGTPSGVTLAAEGGAHQSITTPSIGLEQPGCVTYEPAFALDVEWILLSCIGRLGRPDGTSSYLRLSTRPVDQRLADVPTDPAARERRRRHAVAGAYLLRRTSSPQVTLVGMGAVVTETLAAADRLADQGVDADVVCVTSPGLLFEAMQARRGLSDSPSWILDQVFPADRAAPMVTVLDGHPHTLAFLTGVNAVRGAALGVSRFGQVGSLDDVYRLHGIDTESIIRAALDLRR
- a CDS encoding zinc-binding dehydrogenase, which translates into the protein MRAVVCRNGELTVEEIPTPEPGAGQVLLRVLRAGICGSDLHARVHCDATAEVSAAVGYDAFMRSGQSVVMGHEFAGEVVSYGPGCRKRWAPGTPVVSVPMIRHGSEAHLTGLSESAAGGYAQFVLVSEDMTFEIPEGLPAEHAALTEPMAVAHHAVRRGEVGRRDVAVVIGCGPIGLAVITMLKADGVRTVIASDPSPGRRVLAHRVGADIVVDPATTSPFERCAEAGKYITRAQDLLGAAFDAMRTLRRIPLVPWSSLFRTADRLGATPKGPVVFECVGTPGMIEHVVTEAPFRSRIVVVGVCMEPDTFRPAMALNKEHELRFVFAYDPAEFYDTLHMMASGKVDVSPLITATVGLDGVGAAFDALGGAEHHAKVLIDPMSEVASL
- a CDS encoding HNH endonuclease signature motif containing protein, encoding MVQVWTDLPGEFVAGVDPDHVGETDMVMLMAGFDATRRGESYLAWHRYQTIAVMADRLVTTTADGFVMDGHADCAARIARQAAVSRRQAENLIDEAIALRDRLSETAETLRDGILSQWQIRLIISRTLLIPADDPITPALDAEIAATLRRRKGVWDRARLRDMVDRLVFRHDPDAVRQRRKDAMDQRGVWTHELSDGTAELTAVMSAENVRISAKAIGILADAVCTRDGRTKGIRRSDAMFALLTRTTFECQCDDEQECTAQIPDPQNLLDAVRAEIVIHVVTDAATLAGAPGVGFLDGHGIICDEHVRDLAARPESTLTPVTPARTAPIYVAETADDAQRWTAQRPAPTQKDCADDGNEPAATHSDEQAGDTTASVAVVYPATHPGNGYRPTTACADFVRVRDGYCTEPGCTRSAFDCDLDHVAEYDHADPARGGATSSENINAKCRPGHLLRTYGDWVDEQYRDEDGRLVTKYTTPEGVILYGDAETLEDTFPNLRRIRFEQAAQAPPSPRVIAPADNPERTHNRLDAKLARRRNERARNRRAREELDRLDPPPF
- a CDS encoding 30S ribosomal protein bS22, encoding MGSVIKKRRKRMSKKKHRKLLRRTRVQRRKLGK